In Nothobranchius furzeri strain GRZ-AD chromosome 18, NfurGRZ-RIMD1, whole genome shotgun sequence, a single genomic region encodes these proteins:
- the tpo gene encoding thyroid peroxidase isoform X1 yields MSSHLSFSVVLWSSEFRFHPQAKPETQEFSRAGEVFHTMLQVLKKRAEQEHERVFRAADLLSEENLQLLAQLSECPAAPSPDLCESSRHHKYRSVSGVCNNRINPLWGAAGSALVRWLPAEYEDEEGEPKGWNPERLHNGFLLPSPRRVSREIISSSCKRADEEYTQLLVDWGQYIDHDISFTPQSSSSTAAWTDVDCYNTCENVHPCFPIQTDDSLCLPFHRSTPDCFVSSGSGPRPDLQRQQLNAISSYIDASVVYSHTPQLEGALRDLSDLSGQLAVNTRFTDPNGRPYLPFVAKTPSACRSDQQGERVECFRAGDSRVNEGLPLIALHTLWLREHNRIAEALKHINHHWSPEMIYQETRKIVGALHQIITMRDYVPKIIGLESLERYVGPYGGYDPTIDASAANVFATAAFRFGHATIYPVLSRFNESFQEHERFPHLRLHESFFSPWRIVKEGGIEPTVRGLIGSPAPAVSPNSLLVEDVTEMLVVLDTRRHMDLAALNLQRGRDHGLAGYNEWREFCGLKRIETLDELTEAVRDFRVAQKILNVYKHLDNIDVWLGGLVEKFLPGSRTGPLFACLIGKQMKVLRDGDRFWWEAEGVFTQQQQQELLKVSLSRVICDNSDIQEVPPDSFRYGKYPTDYVSCRDVASMNLEVWREEESKDLQQCGSPRPIKNGDFIFSSKSGKLTALYSCYHGFTLEGAAEIFCEGDRWSDGPPRCA; encoded by the exons ATGTCCTCCCATCTGTCCTTTTCTGTCGTCTTATGGAGTAGTGAGTTCAGGTTTCATCCACAAGCCAAGCCTGAGACCCAAGAGTTCTCCAGAGCAGGAGAAGTTTTTCATACGATGCTTCAGGTTCTGAAGAAAAGAGCGGAACAGGAACATGAGCGGGTCTTCAGAGCAGCAG ACTTGCTGTCTGAGGAGAACCTGCAGCTTCTCGCTCAGCTGTCTGAGTGTCCTGCAGCCCCGAGTCCAGACCTGTGTGAGTCGAGTCGACATCACAAGTACCGATCTGTGTCAGGAGTCTGCAACAACAG GATAAATCCTCTCTGGGGAGCAGCCGGCTCCGCTCTGGTCCGATGGCTTCCAGCTGAGTATGAGGATGAGGAGGGAGAGCCCAAAGGCTGGAACCCGGAACGACTCCATAATGGATTCCTGCTTCCCTCG CCTCGGCGGGTCAGCAGGGAGATCATCAGCAGCTCCTGTAAGCGGGCGGATGAGGAGTACACCCAGCTGCTGGTGGACTGGGGTCAGTACATCGACCACGACATCAGCTTCACCCCtcagagcagcagcagcaccgcCGCTTGGACCGACGTGGACTGCTACAACACGTGTGAGAACGTTCATCCGTGCTTTCCCATCCAG ACCGATGACTCCCTCTGTTTGCCTTTTCATCGCTCCACTCCGGACTGCTTTgtcagttctggttctggtccaagACCCGACCTGCAGCGCCAGCAGCTGAACGCCATCTCTTCTTACATCGATGCTTCTGTCGTCTACAGCCACACGCCACAGCTAGAGGGAGCTCTCCGTGACCTCTCTGACCTCAGTGGGCAACTGGCCGTCAACACCCGTTTCACAGACCCAAACGGGAGACCTTATCTTCCCTTTGTTGCTAAAACTCCTTCGGCGTGTCGCTCGGACCAGCAGGGAGAAAGAGTGGAGTGTTTCAGAGCCGGAGACAGCCGGGTCAACGAGGGACTTCCTCTGATCGCCCTGCACACACTCTGGCTGAGGGAGCACAATCGGATCGCCGAGGCGCTGAAACACATCAACCACCACTGGAGCCCAGAGATGATTTACCAGGAAACCCGCAAGATTGTCGGTGCCCTGCACCAG ATCATAACGATGAGAGATTATGTCCCAAAAATAATCGGTCTAGAGTCGTTGGAGCGCTACGTTGGGCCCTATGGGGGATACGACCCCACCATAGACGCTTCCGCAGCTAACGTGTTCGCCACAGCAGCCTTCAGGTTTGGACATGCTACCATTTATCCAGTCCTCAGCAGATTCAACGAGAGCTTCCAGGAGCACGAGCGCTTCCCCCACCTGAGACTTCATGAGTCCTTCTTCAGTCCCTGGAGGATCGTCAAAGAAG gtgggatCGAACCGACGGTGAGAGGTCTGATCGGGTCGCCAGCACCAGCTGTGAGTCCAAACTCCCTATTGGTAGAAGACGTAACGGAGATGCTGGTTGTCCTCGATACCCGGCGGCACATGGACCTGGCTGCCCTTAACCTGCAGAGGGGGCGGGACCACGGACTTGCAG GATACAATGAGTGGAGGGAATTCTGTGGATTGAAACGGATTGAAACCTTGGATGAACTCACGGAGGCTGTGAGAGATTTCAGGGTTGCACAAAAAATCCTAAATGTTTACAAACATCTGGATAATATTGACGTTTGGCTCGGGGGACTGGTTGAAAAGTTCCTACCCGGGTCGAGAACCGGTCCGTTGTTTGCCTGTTTGATTGGGAAGCAGATGAAGGTTCTCCGTGATGGAGACAG GTTCTGGTGGGAAGCGGAGGGCGTTTtcacgcagcagcagcaacaggagcttttgaaggtttctttgtctcgAGTTATTTGTGACAACAGCGACATCCAGGAAGTTCCTCCTGATTCCTTCAGATATGGAAAGTATCCCACAGATTATGTCAGCTGTAGAGATGTGGCGTCCATGAATCTGGAGGTTTGGAGGGAGGAGGAAAGCAAAG ATCTGCAACAGTGTGGTTCTCCTAGACCAATAAAAAATGGAGACTTCATATTTTCCTCCAAATCTGGGAAGCTGACAGCGCTCTACTCTTGTTACCATGGTTTCACGTTGGAGGGAGCTGCTGAGATATTTTGTGAAGGAGATCGTTGGAGCGATGGACCTCCCCGATGTGCAT
- the tpo gene encoding thyroid peroxidase isoform X2, whose protein sequence is MLQVLKKRAEQEHERVFRAADLLSEENLQLLAQLSECPAAPSPDLCESSRHHKYRSVSGVCNNRINPLWGAAGSALVRWLPAEYEDEEGEPKGWNPERLHNGFLLPSPRRVSREIISSSCKRADEEYTQLLVDWGQYIDHDISFTPQSSSSTAAWTDVDCYNTCENVHPCFPIQTDDSLCLPFHRSTPDCFVSSGSGPRPDLQRQQLNAISSYIDASVVYSHTPQLEGALRDLSDLSGQLAVNTRFTDPNGRPYLPFVAKTPSACRSDQQGERVECFRAGDSRVNEGLPLIALHTLWLREHNRIAEALKHINHHWSPEMIYQETRKIVGALHQIITMRDYVPKIIGLESLERYVGPYGGYDPTIDASAANVFATAAFRFGHATIYPVLSRFNESFQEHERFPHLRLHESFFSPWRIVKEGGIEPTVRGLIGSPAPAVSPNSLLVEDVTEMLVVLDTRRHMDLAALNLQRGRDHGLAGYNEWREFCGLKRIETLDELTEAVRDFRVAQKILNVYKHLDNIDVWLGGLVEKFLPGSRTGPLFACLIGKQMKVLRDGDRFWWEAEGVFTQQQQQELLKVSLSRVICDNSDIQEVPPDSFRYGKYPTDYVSCRDVASMNLEVWREEESKDLQQCGSPRPIKNGDFIFSSKSGKLTALYSCYHGFTLEGAAEIFCEGDRWSDGPPRCA, encoded by the exons ATGCTTCAGGTTCTGAAGAAAAGAGCGGAACAGGAACATGAGCGGGTCTTCAGAGCAGCAG ACTTGCTGTCTGAGGAGAACCTGCAGCTTCTCGCTCAGCTGTCTGAGTGTCCTGCAGCCCCGAGTCCAGACCTGTGTGAGTCGAGTCGACATCACAAGTACCGATCTGTGTCAGGAGTCTGCAACAACAG GATAAATCCTCTCTGGGGAGCAGCCGGCTCCGCTCTGGTCCGATGGCTTCCAGCTGAGTATGAGGATGAGGAGGGAGAGCCCAAAGGCTGGAACCCGGAACGACTCCATAATGGATTCCTGCTTCCCTCG CCTCGGCGGGTCAGCAGGGAGATCATCAGCAGCTCCTGTAAGCGGGCGGATGAGGAGTACACCCAGCTGCTGGTGGACTGGGGTCAGTACATCGACCACGACATCAGCTTCACCCCtcagagcagcagcagcaccgcCGCTTGGACCGACGTGGACTGCTACAACACGTGTGAGAACGTTCATCCGTGCTTTCCCATCCAG ACCGATGACTCCCTCTGTTTGCCTTTTCATCGCTCCACTCCGGACTGCTTTgtcagttctggttctggtccaagACCCGACCTGCAGCGCCAGCAGCTGAACGCCATCTCTTCTTACATCGATGCTTCTGTCGTCTACAGCCACACGCCACAGCTAGAGGGAGCTCTCCGTGACCTCTCTGACCTCAGTGGGCAACTGGCCGTCAACACCCGTTTCACAGACCCAAACGGGAGACCTTATCTTCCCTTTGTTGCTAAAACTCCTTCGGCGTGTCGCTCGGACCAGCAGGGAGAAAGAGTGGAGTGTTTCAGAGCCGGAGACAGCCGGGTCAACGAGGGACTTCCTCTGATCGCCCTGCACACACTCTGGCTGAGGGAGCACAATCGGATCGCCGAGGCGCTGAAACACATCAACCACCACTGGAGCCCAGAGATGATTTACCAGGAAACCCGCAAGATTGTCGGTGCCCTGCACCAG ATCATAACGATGAGAGATTATGTCCCAAAAATAATCGGTCTAGAGTCGTTGGAGCGCTACGTTGGGCCCTATGGGGGATACGACCCCACCATAGACGCTTCCGCAGCTAACGTGTTCGCCACAGCAGCCTTCAGGTTTGGACATGCTACCATTTATCCAGTCCTCAGCAGATTCAACGAGAGCTTCCAGGAGCACGAGCGCTTCCCCCACCTGAGACTTCATGAGTCCTTCTTCAGTCCCTGGAGGATCGTCAAAGAAG gtgggatCGAACCGACGGTGAGAGGTCTGATCGGGTCGCCAGCACCAGCTGTGAGTCCAAACTCCCTATTGGTAGAAGACGTAACGGAGATGCTGGTTGTCCTCGATACCCGGCGGCACATGGACCTGGCTGCCCTTAACCTGCAGAGGGGGCGGGACCACGGACTTGCAG GATACAATGAGTGGAGGGAATTCTGTGGATTGAAACGGATTGAAACCTTGGATGAACTCACGGAGGCTGTGAGAGATTTCAGGGTTGCACAAAAAATCCTAAATGTTTACAAACATCTGGATAATATTGACGTTTGGCTCGGGGGACTGGTTGAAAAGTTCCTACCCGGGTCGAGAACCGGTCCGTTGTTTGCCTGTTTGATTGGGAAGCAGATGAAGGTTCTCCGTGATGGAGACAG GTTCTGGTGGGAAGCGGAGGGCGTTTtcacgcagcagcagcaacaggagcttttgaaggtttctttgtctcgAGTTATTTGTGACAACAGCGACATCCAGGAAGTTCCTCCTGATTCCTTCAGATATGGAAAGTATCCCACAGATTATGTCAGCTGTAGAGATGTGGCGTCCATGAATCTGGAGGTTTGGAGGGAGGAGGAAAGCAAAG ATCTGCAACAGTGTGGTTCTCCTAGACCAATAAAAAATGGAGACTTCATATTTTCCTCCAAATCTGGGAAGCTGACAGCGCTCTACTCTTGTTACCATGGTTTCACGTTGGAGGGAGCTGCTGAGATATTTTGTGAAGGAGATCGTTGGAGCGATGGACCTCCCCGATGTGCAT